One genomic region from Vicinamibacteria bacterium encodes:
- a CDS encoding metal ABC transporter substrate-binding protein, with the protein MRSHSLVGLVPLGLLVLAGARLEATVNVVASTEDLASLTREVGGDKVKVDALGRGYQDPHFVEAKPSFILKLNKADLLVVVGRELEIGWLPPLIDQSRNARIRPGAEYYLDASLTARILEMPTGQITRAMGDVHPLGNPHYWLDPDNGRRIAQAIQVKLARISPADAPYFAERYADFDKRLAEAERRWDATVAPYHGLKIVTYHRSWPNFAERFGFEVMGYVEPRPGIPPSPSHTLELIQEMKRLGVKILLVEPYFDLKTPESIGRETGAKVLVMTPSVGGVKEVTDYIKLFDYDLDLLVSAIKATGASR; encoded by the coding sequence ATGCGCAGTCACTCCTTGGTAGGACTCGTACCTCTCGGCTTGCTGGTCCTGGCCGGCGCCCGTTTGGAAGCCACCGTCAACGTCGTGGCCAGCACGGAAGACCTTGCCTCCCTCACGCGGGAGGTGGGCGGCGACAAGGTCAAGGTCGATGCTCTCGGCAGGGGGTATCAAGATCCGCACTTCGTTGAAGCCAAGCCGAGCTTCATCCTCAAGCTCAACAAGGCCGATCTGCTCGTGGTCGTCGGTCGGGAGCTGGAGATCGGCTGGCTGCCTCCTCTCATCGATCAGAGCCGCAACGCTCGCATCCGGCCCGGTGCCGAGTACTATCTTGACGCGTCCCTGACCGCGCGAATCCTCGAGATGCCCACGGGCCAGATCACGCGCGCCATGGGGGACGTACACCCCCTCGGCAATCCCCACTACTGGCTCGACCCCGACAATGGTCGGAGGATAGCCCAGGCCATCCAGGTCAAGCTTGCGCGGATCAGCCCTGCCGACGCCCCCTACTTCGCCGAGCGTTACGCGGACTTCGACAAGCGGCTGGCGGAGGCCGAGAGGCGGTGGGATGCGACGGTGGCCCCCTACCATGGGCTCAAGATCGTGACCTATCACCGTTCCTGGCCCAACTTCGCCGAACGGTTTGGGTTCGAGGTAATGGGCTACGTGGAACCGCGTCCGGGCATACCCCCGTCGCCGAGCCATACCTTGGAGCTGATCCAAGAAATGAAACGACTCGGCGTCAAGATCCTTCTCGTGGAGCCCTACTTCGATCTCAAGACCCCGGAATCCATAGGGCGGGAGACGGGGGCGAAGGTCCTGGTCATGACGCCCTCGGTCGGGGGAGTGAAGGAAGTCACCGATTACATCAAGCTCTTCGACTACGACCTCGACCTCTTGGTTTCGGCAATCAAGGCAACGGGGGCAAGTAGGTAA
- a CDS encoding ABC transporter ATP-binding protein, which produces MSSAPGREGVGEALLEVRDLRTFFYRRGRFGVVRPDDYVAAVDGVSFSVPEGESLGIVGESGCGKTTLGRTVLRVIPATSGSVRYRGEEILGLGGAALRAKRRDMQMIFQDLDAALNPKMRVGDLLAEALTLHKKLSSPEVRRHSEELLGLVKLKPAKLSAFPPELSGGEKRRVSIARVLAVEPRLIVADEPLSALDVSIAAQVANLMRDLQESLRLTYLFISHDLRMVELIAHRVMVMYLGRVVEMAPARLLADGAAHPYSRLLWAAVDPYTGLRMAQAPASGRWEISEGDRPKAGCRFRDRCPVYHAKGEPAICSDAETEPKLTEVSPGHLVACHFPQGRTETTAPA; this is translated from the coding sequence ATGAGCTCCGCGCCCGGTCGGGAAGGGGTGGGGGAGGCCCTGCTCGAGGTCCGCGACCTCCGGACCTTCTTCTATCGCCGCGGGCGCTTCGGCGTGGTCCGCCCCGACGACTACGTGGCCGCCGTGGACGGCGTGAGCTTCAGCGTCCCGGAGGGTGAGTCGCTGGGAATCGTGGGGGAGAGCGGTTGCGGCAAGACCACGCTAGGCCGGACCGTGCTGCGCGTGATTCCGGCGACTTCGGGTTCCGTCCGCTACCGCGGAGAGGAGATCCTCGGCCTCGGCGGCGCCGCCCTCCGGGCGAAGCGACGCGACATGCAGATGATCTTCCAAGACCTCGATGCCGCCCTAAACCCCAAGATGCGGGTGGGGGACCTTTTGGCCGAGGCCCTGACCCTCCACAAGAAGCTGTCCTCTCCCGAGGTCCGCCGACACTCCGAGGAGCTCCTTGGCCTGGTGAAGCTCAAACCGGCAAAGCTCTCTGCCTTCCCGCCCGAGCTTTCGGGAGGGGAGAAACGACGGGTCTCTATCGCCCGGGTCCTTGCCGTGGAGCCACGGCTGATCGTCGCCGACGAGCCACTCTCGGCCCTGGACGTGTCCATCGCGGCCCAGGTCGCTAACCTCATGCGCGACCTCCAGGAGAGCCTGAGGCTCACCTACCTTTTCATCTCCCACGACCTGAGGATGGTGGAGCTCATCGCGCACCGGGTCATGGTCATGTACTTGGGCCGGGTGGTGGAAATGGCGCCCGCTCGCTTGCTGGCCGACGGAGCCGCGCATCCCTACTCGCGGCTCCTCTGGGCAGCGGTGGACCCCTACACCGGCCTCCGGATGGCACAGGCGCCGGCGTCCGGACGGTGGGAGATCTCCGAGGGTGATCGGCCCAAGGCCGGCTGCCGGTTCCGAGACCGCTGCCCGGTCTATCACGCCAAGGGCGAGCCCGCCATCTGCAGCGACGCGGAGACGGAGCCAAAACTCACTGAGGTCTCGCCCGGCCACCTCGTGGCCTGCCATTTCCCCCAGGGGCGTACAGAGACGACGGCGCCGGCCTGA
- a CDS encoding ABC transporter ATP-binding protein has translation MAEATPARPRPARREGEGAVLFVRDLRTYFYLPTRGRFLRAVDGVRLAVKEGETLVLVGESGSGKSVTVLSVMGLVTAAPGVVSGRIWYRPPGHEDPVNLLEGLERFARFTPGPPVGVEKDNRRWLKWHEAGMRERRGRDFAMIFQNPRNALHPYFTVGQQVSEVIRRRSPELSAGEAVAEARAWLAKVHLDAPAKRLGDYPHNLSGGMCQRVMIAMALAARPAVLIADEPTTGLDATIQSRVLDLMEEMKATLKTTTIVITHDMGVARRLADRVAVMYAGRVVEEGPAPDVLNGRYEIKHPYTHGLLYAIPSAGDIREKRRLGTIEGDVPDLSRLPAGCQFADRCGMKPPGREHLCDAEEPGLDAPVPGHRVRCWRHLRHPSEGGAAP, from the coding sequence ATGGCAGAAGCGACTCCAGCCCGCCCTCGTCCCGCCCGCCGAGAGGGAGAGGGGGCGGTCCTCTTCGTGCGGGACCTTCGGACGTACTTCTATCTCCCCACCCGGGGCCGCTTCCTGCGCGCCGTCGACGGGGTGAGGCTCGCGGTCAAGGAAGGCGAGACCCTCGTCCTGGTGGGGGAATCGGGATCGGGAAAGAGCGTCACCGTGCTCTCCGTCATGGGCCTCGTGACCGCCGCGCCGGGGGTGGTGTCAGGGCGGATCTGGTACCGCCCGCCCGGCCACGAAGACCCGGTCAACCTTCTGGAGGGACTGGAGCGTTTCGCCCGTTTTACGCCGGGACCACCGGTGGGCGTGGAAAAGGACAACCGACGCTGGCTGAAGTGGCACGAGGCCGGGATGCGCGAGCGGCGGGGGCGCGATTTCGCCATGATCTTCCAGAACCCGCGCAACGCTCTGCACCCCTACTTCACGGTCGGCCAGCAGGTGAGCGAGGTGATCCGGCGCCGATCGCCCGAGCTCTCGGCGGGGGAGGCCGTCGCAGAGGCGCGGGCGTGGCTGGCCAAGGTCCACCTCGACGCCCCCGCCAAACGCCTCGGGGACTACCCACACAACCTCTCGGGAGGGATGTGTCAGCGGGTCATGATCGCCATGGCCCTGGCCGCCCGCCCCGCCGTCCTCATCGCCGACGAGCCCACCACCGGCCTCGACGCCACGATCCAGAGCCGCGTCTTGGACCTGATGGAGGAGATGAAAGCCACGCTCAAGACCACCACGATCGTCATTACCCACGACATGGGGGTGGCCCGCCGCCTCGCCGACCGGGTGGCGGTGATGTACGCCGGGCGAGTGGTGGAGGAGGGACCGGCCCCGGACGTCCTCAACGGCCGCTACGAGATCAAGCATCCCTACACGCATGGCCTCCTCTATGCCATCCCGAGCGCGGGGGATATTCGGGAGAAGAGGAGACTGGGGACCATCGAAGGTGACGTGCCGGACCTCTCCCGCCTTCCCGCGGGTTGCCAGTTCGCCGATCGCTGCGGGATGAAGCCTCCGGGGCGCGAGCATCTCTGCGACGCTGAGGAGCCGGGTCTGGACGCGCCCGTCCCCGGACACCGGGTACGGTGCTGGCGCCACCTACGTCATCCGTCTGAGGGAGGGGCAGCGCCATGA